The Lysinibacillus pakistanensis genome includes a window with the following:
- a CDS encoding amino acid permease, which yields MEQQQLKRDLKNRHVQLIAIGGTIGTGLFLGSGKAIALAGPAIIFAYLIVGIALFFVMRALGELLLSKAGYTSFTDFATEYIGPWAGFVTGWTYWFCWIMTAMADIIAVGVYTKYWFDIPQWIPAIGCLVLLLILNLLTVKLFGELEFWFALIKVITIVALIIIGLIMLFTGFQTSSGTVSVENLWAHGGMFPNGVNGFLMAFQMVVFAFVGVELVGVSAAETADPKKNIPSAINKIPLRILLFYVGALFVILCINPWYEMSATSSPFVQVFTLAGIPIAAGIINFVVLTSAASAGNSGLFSTSRMLYNLGSNKQASASFAKLNKNSVPSNALIVSAIVVSIGALLSKLMPENAFSVVTTISAICFIWVWSIILISHIIYKRKKRALHEASSFKAPFTPFVNYLVLAFFAFLLVVMFISEATRTALLLTPIWFILLTFIYKMKRTKPIG from the coding sequence GTGGAACAACAGCAATTAAAACGAGATTTAAAGAATCGCCATGTGCAGCTTATTGCCATTGGAGGGACAATCGGTACAGGTTTATTTTTAGGATCTGGGAAAGCCATAGCACTCGCTGGGCCTGCCATTATCTTTGCCTATTTAATTGTCGGCATTGCTCTATTTTTTGTGATGCGCGCATTAGGTGAACTATTATTATCAAAAGCTGGTTATACATCATTTACTGACTTTGCAACAGAATATATAGGACCCTGGGCAGGCTTTGTCACAGGCTGGACGTATTGGTTTTGCTGGATTATGACAGCTATGGCAGACATTATTGCTGTCGGTGTATATACGAAATATTGGTTTGATATACCTCAATGGATACCAGCGATAGGTTGCTTAGTTCTACTATTAATCTTAAATTTATTAACAGTAAAATTATTCGGGGAATTAGAGTTTTGGTTTGCCCTCATCAAAGTCATCACGATTGTTGCACTCATAATTATTGGGCTCATCATGCTATTTACAGGCTTTCAAACAAGCTCAGGAACTGTGTCAGTGGAAAATCTTTGGGCACACGGTGGAATGTTCCCGAATGGTGTTAACGGTTTCTTGATGGCATTCCAAATGGTGGTTTTCGCTTTTGTTGGTGTTGAATTAGTCGGTGTGTCGGCAGCAGAAACAGCTGATCCTAAAAAAAATATTCCTTCAGCCATTAACAAAATACCATTACGTATTTTACTATTTTATGTAGGGGCATTATTTGTCATCCTATGTATTAACCCTTGGTATGAAATGTCTGCTACAAGCAGTCCATTTGTACAAGTATTCACTTTAGCAGGAATCCCAATCGCAGCTGGGATTATTAATTTTGTTGTTCTCACATCTGCCGCTTCTGCAGGAAATAGTGGTTTATTCTCTACAAGTCGCATGCTTTATAATCTAGGCAGCAATAAACAAGCTTCAGCATCCTTTGCCAAGCTTAATAAAAACAGTGTACCAAGTAACGCGCTTATCGTGTCGGCAATTGTGGTATCGATTGGCGCCTTATTAAGTAAATTAATGCCAGAAAACGCCTTTAGTGTTGTAACAACCATTAGTGCTATTTGTTTTATCTGGGTATGGAGTATTATATTAATCTCCCATATCATCTATAAACGAAAGAAACGGGCACTACATGAAGCATCTAGTTTCAAGGCACCTTTTACGCCATTCGTTAATTACTTAGTGCTTGCCTTCTTCGCATTTTTATTAGTAGTCATGTTTATCTCTGAGGCCACACGTACAGCCTTACTGCTAACACCTATTTGGTTTATACTACTCACATTTATTTATAAAATGAAAAGGACTAAACCAATAGGCTAA
- a CDS encoding M20 family metallopeptidase codes for MNFQEKISILVESKREASIELSNAIWAVPELHFQEKKSVQFMKEALEREGFATEVGVAGLETALMGTFGSGKPVIAFLGEYDALPGLSQKGGVTSYEPLEEGGSGHGCGHNLLGTGAFTAAVAVKDYLEQHNQSATIRFYGCPAEENGSGKAYMAKAGLFDDVDIAISWHPGTFSTVMTCSSLANYAATFKFTGKSAHAAAAPHLGRSALDAVELMNVGVNYLREHIIPEARVHYAITNSGGTSPNVVQPYAEVTYLVRAPKKQQVQEIYQRVENIAKGATFMTGTSLEIEFEGAASNLIPNKTLYDAMYKQLLEIGMPTYTIEDEQHAQAIFKTFSPDIQASALIGLSREDTMLLKDQVIAQHIPGILPEFILGGSTDVGDVSWNVPTVQCTTVCMALGTPLHTWQVVSQGVMPIAHKGMLQAAKIMACTAIECIHNPALIEEAKKEWEERLDGKTYASLIPEGTKPPKR; via the coding sequence ATGAATTTTCAAGAAAAAATTTCAATACTAGTCGAATCAAAAAGAGAGGCTAGTATTGAATTAAGTAATGCTATATGGGCAGTACCTGAGCTTCATTTTCAAGAAAAAAAATCGGTACAATTTATGAAAGAAGCCTTAGAGAGAGAGGGCTTTGCAACTGAGGTTGGGGTAGCAGGTCTTGAAACAGCACTAATGGGCACATTTGGTTCCGGGAAGCCTGTTATTGCTTTTCTCGGTGAATATGACGCTCTTCCTGGACTAAGTCAAAAAGGTGGTGTCACTTCTTACGAGCCACTAGAAGAGGGTGGTAGTGGTCATGGATGTGGCCACAATCTATTGGGAACAGGTGCATTTACTGCAGCTGTGGCTGTGAAAGATTACTTAGAACAACATAATCAATCAGCGACGATTCGTTTTTATGGCTGTCCCGCTGAGGAAAATGGTTCAGGTAAGGCATATATGGCGAAGGCAGGTCTTTTTGATGATGTTGATATTGCCATATCGTGGCACCCTGGAACATTTTCAACAGTCATGACTTGTAGCTCTCTCGCAAACTATGCAGCTACTTTTAAGTTTACTGGAAAAAGTGCACACGCAGCAGCGGCACCACATTTAGGAAGAAGTGCATTGGATGCTGTTGAACTTATGAATGTTGGGGTAAACTATTTACGTGAGCATATTATTCCAGAGGCACGCGTGCATTATGCCATTACAAATTCTGGAGGAACATCTCCAAATGTTGTACAGCCATATGCCGAGGTAACTTACTTAGTAAGAGCACCTAAAAAACAGCAAGTACAGGAGATTTATCAGCGTGTTGAAAATATTGCTAAAGGTGCCACATTTATGACTGGAACATCATTAGAAATAGAATTTGAAGGCGCTGCGTCAAATCTTATTCCAAATAAAACACTTTATGATGCAATGTATAAGCAATTACTTGAAATCGGTATGCCAACTTATACAATAGAAGATGAACAGCATGCACAAGCTATTTTTAAGACATTTTCACCTGACATTCAGGCCTCTGCTTTAATTGGCTTATCGAGAGAGGATACGATGTTGTTAAAAGATCAAGTGATTGCACAACATATTCCAGGTATTCTACCAGAATTTATTTTGGGCGGATCTACAGATGTTGGAGATGTTAGCTGGAATGTTCCAACTGTTCAATGTACAACGGTATGTATGGCATTGGGTACGCCACTTCATACGTGGCAGGTTGTATCACAGGGCGTTATGCCGATAGCACATAAGGGGATGTTGCAGGCTGCAAAAATTATGGCTTGCACCGCTATAGAGTGTATTCATAATCCAGCACTGATTGAGGAGGCTAAAAAGGAATGGGAGGAACGTTTGGATGGAAAGACTTATGCATCCCTAATTCCTGAAGGAACAAAGCCTCCAAAGCGTTAG
- a CDS encoding MFS transporter: MTMNSVTKKSRNLILALLFLGWSLGNLDRYIMNYAVVSITGDLSLDASSTGIILSAFFLGYAIMQIPGGWLADKFGAKRVLLMAVIMWSIFTGLTAVAWSLTAMIVIRFLFGIGEGGFQPASSKIIATIFPKEERGRAMSIMLTSGGIVSLIVPLLAAYLLGTIGWRMMFIIIGAIGAIIALLYWKYIKLPQEQAVQVERDENVSPKVNLKELFKTPLMWNLIIAYFCIYAVNWGLVSWIPTYLQKNRGLDLMSIGWAQTIPAITTIIGVYGSGFIIDKLPRGMDKVLGSISCAVIGILLYLMFTAKSVSLFISYQTVVSIFIAFVITLLPAIVLKKLPSSITGSAMGVANTGGQLAGFVTPMAIGFMVDAFNGSFDAAFWMLIGFAAICIISLLTLNDQKGKLLNS, encoded by the coding sequence ATGACAATGAATTCGGTAACAAAAAAATCCAGAAATTTAATACTTGCACTTTTATTTTTAGGATGGTCGTTAGGAAATTTAGATCGATACATTATGAACTATGCGGTTGTATCCATTACAGGTGATTTGAGCTTAGATGCCTCCTCTACAGGAATCATTTTAAGCGCTTTCTTTTTAGGCTATGCCATTATGCAAATTCCTGGTGGATGGCTTGCCGATAAATTTGGCGCTAAGCGAGTTTTATTGATGGCTGTTATTATGTGGTCAATTTTTACAGGTTTGACCGCTGTTGCATGGTCATTAACGGCAATGATTGTTATTCGCTTTTTATTTGGTATTGGAGAGGGGGGCTTCCAGCCGGCAAGCTCTAAAATTATTGCAACAATTTTTCCGAAGGAGGAGAGAGGGAGAGCTATGTCCATTATGCTTACCTCTGGGGGAATTGTATCACTGATTGTACCATTACTAGCTGCTTATTTATTAGGAACAATTGGCTGGCGCATGATGTTCATCATTATCGGAGCAATAGGGGCCATTATTGCCTTGCTCTATTGGAAATATATTAAGCTACCACAAGAGCAAGCCGTTCAAGTAGAGAGGGATGAGAATGTTTCCCCGAAAGTGAATTTGAAGGAATTATTTAAAACACCACTAATGTGGAATTTAATTATTGCTTATTTTTGTATCTATGCTGTGAACTGGGGATTAGTTTCTTGGATTCCTACCTATTTACAAAAAAATCGAGGTCTTGATTTAATGTCAATTGGCTGGGCGCAAACAATCCCTGCCATCACAACAATTATAGGCGTTTATGGTAGCGGTTTTATCATTGATAAGTTACCACGAGGGATGGACAAAGTTTTAGGCTCCATTTCATGTGCAGTCATTGGCATTTTATTGTATTTAATGTTTACAGCAAAATCTGTATCACTATTTATCAGCTATCAAACGGTAGTTTCTATATTTATTGCCTTTGTTATTACCTTGCTCCCTGCCATTGTGCTAAAGAAATTGCCTTCATCCATTACAGGTTCAGCAATGGGCGTTGCCAATACAGGTGGGCAATTAGCAGGATTTGTAACTCCGATGGCAATTGGCTTTATGGTAGATGCCTTTAATGGGTCCTTTGATGCAGCCTTTTGGATGTTAATTGGATTTGCGGCAATCTGTATTATTTCACTGTTAACGTTAAATGATCAAAAGGGGAAGCTATTGAATTCATAG
- a CDS encoding lipoate--protein ligase family protein, translated as MTTWYFLNSGKCSPSFNMALDEALLDWHSEGLIPPVIRFYEWEPATLSIGYFQQAKRDINIEAVQQQGLGFVRRPTGGRAVLHEHELTYSVIVTESYPNMPESVTEAYRVLSEGILQGFHNLGMDAYFSVPDTEEKKADLKKPKSAVCFDAPSWYELVVEGKKIAGSAQTRQKGVILQHGAILLDLDQEKLLSVFNFSSEEAKARMRRKLPEKAVAINSLVKEPVTIEQCVTAFRDGFAKSLQIDLKPFTLSEEQLEYVHALEEKKYACDDWNFKK; from the coding sequence ATGACAACTTGGTATTTTCTAAATTCAGGGAAATGTAGTCCTTCTTTTAATATGGCATTAGATGAGGCATTGCTTGATTGGCATAGTGAAGGATTGATTCCACCCGTTATTCGTTTTTATGAGTGGGAGCCAGCTACGCTTTCCATTGGTTATTTTCAACAAGCAAAGCGAGATATTAATATAGAGGCAGTGCAGCAGCAAGGACTTGGTTTTGTTCGTCGTCCAACAGGGGGTAGAGCCGTTTTACATGAGCATGAGTTGACATATAGCGTCATTGTAACTGAAAGCTATCCAAATATGCCAGAGTCAGTGACAGAGGCCTATCGAGTGTTAAGTGAAGGTATACTACAAGGCTTTCATAATCTCGGGATGGATGCATATTTTAGCGTGCCGGATACAGAGGAAAAAAAGGCAGATTTAAAAAAGCCGAAAAGTGCAGTTTGTTTTGATGCCCCAAGCTGGTATGAACTTGTCGTAGAGGGGAAAAAAATTGCTGGTAGTGCACAAACACGTCAAAAGGGTGTTATTTTACAGCACGGAGCCATTTTACTAGATTTAGATCAGGAAAAATTATTATCCGTTTTTAATTTTTCAAGTGAAGAAGCGAAGGCTCGTATGCGTAGAAAGCTACCAGAGAAGGCCGTTGCTATTAATAGTCTTGTCAAAGAACCTGTTACAATTGAACAATGTGTGACAGCTTTTCGAGATGGCTTTGCAAAATCGTTGCAAATTGATTTAAAACCATTTACACTTTCTGAGGAGCAATTAGAATATGTCCATGCACTAGAAGAAAAAAAATATGCATGTGACGATTGGAACTTCAAAAAGTAA
- a CDS encoding SMI1/KNR4 family protein produces MNTQAKNLWKCIIEKKGRDALNLQPGATAEEFQLIENTLGVTLPEEMKSFYSISNGQAWDIGVEPFVRNLTLSPLAEIMDNWLFLQEEFDPDDQLPDIEYGVEVQPLLWHKKWIPIAENGGGDYLCLDTDPTKQGVVGQVLYFWHDWGKRTIDAKSLFAFIENCLNEENDSNFE; encoded by the coding sequence TTGAATACTCAAGCGAAGAATTTATGGAAATGTATCATTGAAAAAAAGGGTAGGGATGCATTGAATCTTCAGCCTGGCGCGACAGCTGAAGAATTTCAGCTAATTGAAAATACCTTAGGTGTGACTCTTCCAGAGGAGATGAAAAGTTTTTATAGCATTTCTAATGGACAAGCTTGGGATATAGGGGTAGAGCCTTTTGTTAGAAATCTAACACTTTCTCCTCTTGCGGAAATTATGGATAATTGGTTATTCCTACAGGAGGAATTTGACCCAGATGATCAGCTTCCAGATATAGAGTATGGTGTAGAGGTCCAACCATTGCTTTGGCATAAAAAATGGATTCCTATTGCTGAAAATGGTGGAGGCGATTATCTTTGTCTTGATACTGATCCCACCAAACAAGGAGTGGTGGGACAGGTGTTGTATTTTTGGCATGATTGGGGAAAGCGAACAATTGATGCAAAGAGTCTTTTTGCATTTATAGAAAACTGTTTAAATGAGGAAAATGATTCGAATTTTGAATAG
- a CDS encoding SMI1/KNR4 family protein, which produces MIKLTMEKLKIQLDQIFSPFLNPPASEEEIQRVENEMAIKFPDDVRELYLIHNGEREDGPGLFFGLPFLPLNDVLQEWHVWKQLEDEFAMEGSSYSVPTGYIKERYINRFWIPISKDFGGNNIGIDVDPDHQGRIGQVINFGRDEEVKYVIATQLSDFLEFIAETIFQGNYQIEQEEDYLYWNYKNSTHFLDALKSLELPVLHPESQTFKEETAKWMQDLDSGWKEIIQEEYSNPENFIKRKQLYLIGKKLTHIKPLQFCTEVKELILTSNELTDITPLKNMLSLKKLYLVKNPLIDLTPLQNLEHLQELNINDTQVFDITPLVSISQLKNLEMDQTDVKDFSILQQCQALESLSISIVNKEQLRQITQISTLKQLDIHQLKNIEEVDLLQLGHLENLQVITFENCYLKNLDCLSSSRQLREIILKNTILEDGTAIGALKNLKCLKLDGTTIENLKVIAKSSSLQIFTGSFEQFNYLKDLFHQAIDFSTIVGGMTAEEQKVWHQYLNTHKV; this is translated from the coding sequence ATGATTAAGTTGACAATGGAAAAATTAAAGATTCAGTTAGACCAAATATTTTCGCCTTTTTTAAATCCTCCAGCCTCAGAGGAAGAGATACAGAGGGTTGAAAATGAGATGGCTATAAAATTTCCTGACGATGTAAGAGAACTCTATCTAATACATAATGGAGAGAGGGAAGACGGACCAGGTTTGTTTTTCGGGTTACCATTTTTACCATTAAATGATGTTTTGCAGGAATGGCATGTATGGAAGCAGTTAGAAGACGAGTTTGCAATGGAAGGGAGTTCCTATTCAGTCCCAACTGGATACATAAAAGAAAGATATATTAATCGTTTTTGGATACCTATTAGTAAGGATTTTGGTGGCAATAATATTGGCATTGATGTCGATCCAGATCATCAAGGGCGAATAGGCCAGGTCATTAATTTTGGTCGTGATGAAGAAGTAAAGTATGTAATAGCTACTCAATTATCAGATTTTCTAGAATTTATTGCTGAAACCATTTTTCAGGGAAATTATCAAATTGAACAAGAAGAAGACTATCTGTACTGGAATTATAAAAACAGCACCCATTTCTTAGATGCGCTTAAAAGCCTTGAATTGCCTGTTCTGCACCCTGAATCTCAAACTTTCAAAGAGGAAACTGCCAAATGGATGCAAGATTTAGATTCTGGATGGAAAGAGATAATACAAGAAGAGTATTCTAATCCAGAGAATTTTATCAAAAGAAAGCAGCTTTACTTAATTGGGAAAAAACTCACGCATATTAAACCATTACAATTTTGTACAGAAGTAAAAGAATTAATTTTAACCAGCAATGAATTGACTGATATAACCCCTTTAAAGAACATGCTTTCTTTAAAAAAACTTTATTTAGTTAAGAATCCGCTAATTGATTTAACGCCATTACAGAACCTTGAGCATTTGCAAGAATTAAATATTAATGATACACAGGTTTTCGATATAACCCCGTTAGTTAGTATCTCACAATTAAAAAATCTAGAAATGGATCAAACAGATGTTAAAGATTTTTCAATCCTTCAACAATGTCAGGCACTAGAATCCTTATCCATTTCAATCGTAAATAAAGAACAGTTAAGACAAATCACTCAAATTAGCACTTTAAAACAATTAGATATCCATCAATTGAAAAATATTGAAGAGGTGGATTTATTGCAGTTAGGTCACCTTGAAAATTTGCAAGTAATAACATTTGAAAATTGCTATTTGAAAAATCTAGATTGTTTATCATCCAGTCGTCAGCTGCGAGAAATTATTTTAAAAAATACCATACTTGAGGATGGAACTGCAATTGGTGCACTAAAAAATCTCAAATGCTTAAAATTAGATGGGACAACAATTGAGAATCTTAAGGTGATTGCAAAGTCTTCCTCGCTTCAAATATTTACTGGATCATTTGAACAATTTAATTACTTAAAAGACCTATTTCATCAGGCGATTGACTTTTCTACTATTGTTGGTGGAATGACAGCTGAGGAGCAGAAAGTTTGGCATCAGTATTTAAACACTCATAAGGTCTAA
- a CDS encoding rhodanese-like domain-containing protein yields the protein MDILITIGVVLVVLIAYIGINAMRLKKAVTNLTQEQFIEGYRKAQLIDVREQKEFDAGHILGARNVPSTTLRQRYKEIRPDLPVYLYCQNTGRSSRAALFLKKRGYNQIYQLQGGFRTWTGKIKSKK from the coding sequence TTGGACATACTTATCACAATCGGTGTTGTTTTAGTAGTCCTAATTGCATATATCGGAATAAATGCAATGCGACTAAAAAAAGCAGTGACAAACCTAACACAAGAACAATTTATTGAAGGCTATCGTAAAGCTCAGCTTATTGATGTACGAGAGCAGAAAGAATTTGATGCTGGTCATATCCTTGGTGCTCGCAATGTTCCTTCAACTACACTACGTCAACGTTATAAAGAAATTCGCCCAGATTTACCAGTGTATTTATACTGTCAAAATACAGGCCGTAGCTCACGTGCTGCATTGTTTCTTAAAAAGCGTGGCTACAACCAAATTTACCAGCTTCAAGGCGGCTTCCGTACTTGGACAGGTAAAATAAAATCAAAAAAATAA
- a CDS encoding tetratricopeptide repeat protein — MERIKKAAEILAREGGYKQVKHMLLDVLAEEKNVIILHNLADLLKENEDYEEALYYAKQAVAMEPKTYYPYALLGELLMRLVNYESAQPWLEQAYTLFESPVVAHNLACIYKQQHKFNEAATYFIQSYKSEDYGLMRAVECFVLAGDTDSAYKWIDVIKRDQERFIGEVELGELYTSLGNYQEAAEWYAKGYQHYAHTAYWISNYLWVLHQLGHEKQVKDIRAIFLETLTTELMELPEDAEEYEMTSEEMKEEEQRLLADMERVRNAHLQVSISNDDELYIASRCFTFFCPMHDQSCGEQEIGE; from the coding sequence ATGGAACGAATAAAGAAGGCTGCAGAGATATTGGCGAGGGAAGGAGGGTACAAACAGGTTAAACATATGCTGTTAGATGTGCTAGCTGAAGAAAAAAATGTTATAATCCTCCATAATTTAGCCGATTTATTGAAGGAAAATGAAGATTATGAAGAAGCGTTATACTATGCCAAACAGGCTGTTGCTATGGAGCCTAAAACTTATTATCCGTATGCATTACTTGGCGAATTGTTGATGCGACTTGTGAACTATGAAAGTGCACAGCCATGGCTAGAGCAGGCCTACACTTTATTTGAGTCCCCTGTTGTCGCTCATAATTTAGCATGTATTTATAAACAGCAACACAAGTTTAACGAAGCGGCTACATATTTTATCCAATCCTACAAATCAGAGGATTACGGGCTAATGAGGGCTGTTGAATGTTTTGTTTTGGCTGGAGATACTGATAGTGCTTATAAATGGATTGATGTTATTAAGCGTGATCAGGAACGCTTTATTGGAGAAGTCGAGCTAGGGGAGTTATATACAAGCTTGGGTAACTATCAAGAGGCCGCGGAATGGTATGCTAAAGGTTATCAGCATTACGCACATACAGCTTATTGGATTTCAAATTATTTATGGGTCCTCCATCAGCTTGGACATGAAAAGCAAGTAAAAGATATTCGCGCTATTTTTCTGGAAACATTAACAACAGAATTAATGGAATTACCAGAGGATGCGGAGGAATATGAAATGACAAGCGAGGAAATGAAGGAAGAGGAGCAGAGATTGCTAGCGGATATGGAGCGTGTGAGAAATGCTCATTTGCAGGTTAGCATCTCGAATGATGATGAGCTGTATATTGCATCTCGTTGCTTTACCTTTTTCTGCCCCATGCATGATCAAAGTTGTGGTGAGCAAGAAATAGGTGAGTAA
- a CDS encoding glutaminase, with protein MVTEHTNSQQHLVSGWVEEFRPFSKNGQCANYIPALAEKNPLQLAISIVGPSNNEMKAGDTTELFTLQSVSKVVTFILACMDRGLPYVLERVDVEPTGDTFNSIIRLESHRPGKPFNPMINAGAITVSSMLSGISPQEKIEKILYFLEQMVGKKLKVNEEVFQSEWQTANRNRSLAYYLMDSGFLDCPVEEALEVYLKQCAIEVNVSDLAMIGLVIANDGYHPQLKTQLFPKQVAKLAKALMVTCGMYNASGKFAAFIGLPAKSGVSGAILAAVPSHASLNSPFPDGCGIGIYGPAIDSIGNSVAGVKLLKHLATEWDMNIF; from the coding sequence ATGGTAACCGAACATACAAATTCACAACAACATCTTGTCTCTGGCTGGGTCGAGGAGTTTCGCCCCTTTTCAAAAAATGGACAGTGCGCAAACTATATTCCAGCACTTGCCGAAAAAAATCCTCTCCAATTAGCTATTTCAATTGTTGGACCATCTAATAATGAAATGAAGGCAGGGGATACTACTGAACTATTTACCCTCCAAAGTGTGTCAAAGGTAGTTACATTTATTTTAGCGTGTATGGATCGAGGATTACCCTATGTTTTAGAACGAGTAGATGTTGAACCAACAGGTGATACCTTCAACTCTATTATTCGCCTAGAAAGCCATCGCCCAGGGAAGCCTTTTAATCCCATGATTAATGCGGGTGCTATAACAGTATCCTCTATGCTTTCTGGAATTTCACCACAGGAGAAGATAGAGAAAATTCTCTATTTTTTAGAGCAAATGGTTGGTAAAAAATTGAAGGTGAATGAAGAGGTTTTTCAATCTGAATGGCAAACAGCTAATCGAAATCGATCTTTAGCGTATTATTTAATGGATTCTGGTTTTTTAGATTGCCCCGTAGAGGAGGCATTGGAGGTATATTTAAAACAATGTGCTATAGAAGTCAATGTATCTGATTTAGCGATGATTGGATTAGTAATTGCCAATGATGGCTATCATCCCCAATTAAAAACACAGCTTTTCCCAAAACAGGTCGCGAAATTAGCGAAGGCCTTGATGGTTACTTGCGGTATGTATAATGCGTCTGGAAAATTTGCTGCATTTATCGGGCTACCTGCTAAAAGCGGTGTTTCTGGTGCAATTCTGGCGGCTGTGCCTAGTCACGCAAGCTTAAATTCGCCATTTCCTGATGGCTGTGGTATTGGAATCTATGGACCAGCGATTGATTCAATCGGCAATAGTGTGGCAGGAGTAAAGCTATTAAAGCATCTTGCAACTGAATGGGATATGAATATATTTTAA
- a CDS encoding endonuclease V gives MLVLEKDEMVQNFIAQQNDLKEHISLQNNFLENQISLVAGLDIAYWHKNKKEYGACCIQVFDFRSKNLIEQVSYINEITVPYISGFLAFRELPLILEAVKKLKTQPSLYMFDGNGYLHKRHMGIATHASFYLKKPTIGVAKTYYKIENIDFTMPENIAGAFTDIVIDGEVFGRTLRSRKNVKPIFVSCGNWIDLDTATNITMHFIDKDSRLPIPVRYADLATHQARKLHQDDV, from the coding sequence ATGTTAGTCTTGGAAAAAGATGAAATGGTACAAAACTTTATCGCACAACAAAATGATTTAAAGGAGCATATTTCTCTTCAAAATAATTTTTTAGAGAATCAAATTAGCCTTGTAGCCGGCTTAGATATTGCCTATTGGCATAAAAATAAAAAAGAGTATGGAGCCTGCTGTATACAAGTTTTTGATTTTAGATCAAAAAATTTGATAGAGCAAGTTTCGTATATAAATGAAATTACTGTTCCTTATATTTCTGGGTTCTTAGCTTTTCGAGAATTGCCTCTTATTTTAGAAGCTGTGAAAAAGCTGAAAACTCAACCAAGCCTATATATGTTTGATGGGAATGGTTATCTACATAAGCGCCATATGGGAATTGCCACACATGCTTCCTTCTACTTAAAGAAACCAACAATAGGAGTAGCAAAAACTTACTACAAAATTGAAAATATTGATTTCACGATGCCTGAAAATATTGCTGGAGCATTTACTGATATTGTCATTGATGGAGAGGTATTTGGGCGTACGCTTAGAAGTAGAAAGAATGTGAAGCCAATATTTGTATCATGTGGAAACTGGATTGATTTAGACACAGCCACAAATATAACAATGCACTTTATTGACAAAGATAGCCGTCTACCAATCCCTGTTAGATATGCAGATTTAGCTACTCATCAGGCAAGGAAATTGCATCAAGATGATGTGTGA